The window CCGAGATCACCCGGGAGAATGTCGGCCGGCCCTTTGCGGTCGTCCTCGACGGCAAGGTCTTGACGGCGCCCGTCATCAACGAGCCGATCCTCGGCGGCCGCGGCCAGATCAGCGGCAACTTCACGGTCGAGGAAGCAACTGTCCTTTCGGCGCTGTTGCGTTCCGGCGCCCTGCCGGCGCCGCTGACTATCATCGAGGAGCGCTCCGTCGGCCCGAATCTCGGCAGCGATTCGATCCGCATGGGTCTCTATACCGGCCTCGTCGGCTTCGGTCTCGTCATCGCCCTGATGGTCGTCCTCTACGGCGCCTGGGGCCTGATCGCCAACGTCGGGCTGATGCTGCACACCGTCATGACCATCGGCGTTCTCGCATTGATCGGCTCGACGCTGACCCTTCCCGGCATTGCCGGTATCATCCTCGGCATCGGCATGGCGGTTGATGCCAACATTCTCATCAACGCCCGCATTCGGGAGGAAACGGAAAACGGCGCCGGGGCGATGAAGGCCCTGGATCTCGGCTTCAACAAGGCATACGCCACCATCATCGATGCCAACATCACCACGCTCACCGGCACGATCCTGCTGTTCTGGCTCGGTAGCGGTCCGGTCCGGGGCTTCGCGGTGACGATGATGCTCGGCATCGCCATCTCGATGTTCACGTCCGTCACGATCGTGCGCTTGCTGATGCGTGAAGTCGTCGTTCGCCGGAAGATGAAGAAGCTGGAGATTCCGTCGCTCTTCGGGCGGGTGCCGAAGCTTCCGACTATCTCCTTCATGAAACGGCGCTACCAGGCGATCGGCCTTTCGGCTTTCCTGTCGATCAGTTCGGTCATCCTGTTCTTCACGCCTGGCCTAAACTACGGCATCGATTTCATTGGTGGCATTCAGGTCGAGGCCGTGTCGAAGGACAGGATTTCCCTGCCGACGCTGCGCCAAAGCCTGGAAGAACTCGACCTCGGCGAAGTGGCACTGCAGGACTTCGGTGGCGGCCAATCGGTGCTGATCCGGGTCCAGCGTCAGCCGGGCGGTGAAAAGGAGCAGACGGCAGCGCTGAGCCGCATCAAGGATGCGGTGACGGCCGCCGTGCCTGACGCAACCTTGGAGCGGACCGAGGTTGTCGGCCCGACGATCAGTTCGGAACTCGCGCGGTCCGGCTCGCTCGCCGTCGGCCTCGCCATGCTGGCGATCCTGCTGTACATCTGGTTCCGCTTCGAGTGGCACTTCGCCGTCGGTGCAATCGCGGTGCTCCTGCTCGACATTACCAAGACCATCGGCTTCTTCGCCTTGACCGGCGTGGACTTCAACCTTACGGCGATCGCCGCGCTCTTGACGATGATCGGCTACTCGGTGAACGACAAAGTCGTGGTCTACGACCGCATGCGCGAAAACCTGCGCAAGTTCAAGTCGATGCCCTTCTCCGAGCTCATCGACATGAGCATCAACCAGGTGATCGCGCGATGCATCTTCACCTCGGTGGCAACGGCCCTTTCGTTGGTGCCGATGGCCATCTGGGGTGGCGAGGTCGTGCGCAGCTTCGCCTGGCCGATGATCTTCGGCGTCGTCGTCGCCACCACCTCGTCGATCTATATCGGCGGGCCGATTCTCCTGTTCCTGAGCCGCTGGTGGAAGGACCGGGAAGCGGGTCGCTCGGGTGCGCAGGAGGCTGGCACGCCTACGGCGTAGCGAGCCGACGGGCTCGTTCGTTTTCGGGAGCGGAAAGATCGCTCTCGATCCAAAAAGGGGCGGCTCGGGAGAGCCGCCCCTTTTTCGTCGGAAAGTGCTGCCTATATACGAGGCGTCCCTTGCAGGTCGGTTCGGCGCTACCCAGATAACGGGATAGCTGATCCGGGGCGGCGGGACATCTGCAGGCAGTCTCGTGATCAGGTCCTCGAGGAATAGACGTTTCGAGCCCGGTTATCGTTTGACTGAAGTAATGGATTGTCCTAGCTTACACATTGTGATGCGGAAGGACTCCGCCTCGCATCGTTCATGAACCGTCGCGGCGCTCTGCGCCGCCTAAGCCGAAGGAGAGTGACATGTCAAGAATCGTCTCGACCGCCGCTTTCTGCGGCTCGCGTTCCCTTTGTCGTGCAACGGTGAAAGGTCTCACTGGCGCCCTTCGCCGAATGTGACCGTTCGAACCACCGAACTTATCCCTGCCGAGAATTGAAGATCCGCGCTCAATGCGTGGAGGAGCGTTATTTGCATGAACAAGCAAGTCATTGAACATGACGGTGTACCCGTCGGCGTCATCGTTCCCGATGAAGACCAGGTAAAGTTTCTGGCCGTGAAGTATCAGGTCTGGGACCTCGACGCGCGGCGGTTCCGCTCGGCCGAAGAGGCGCGGGCGGCGATCCGGCATCTTCTCGCCGGAAAGGCTCCCCTAGTCCGCCAAGGTGGCGCCGCGGCCGCATGACTTTTCCGGCTGCGGCTATTTCCTTTGATCGCGTAAACATCGAGCGTAAGGTTAGGCTCCGCCGCGCAGGTAAAATGCAGCGCCGCTGCGGGCGTGCGATCTCCCTTCGGATGTCGATGATAATTATGTATTGGCGGAGCAATTCTGTGCTATGCGACAAGTATAAGCTTGTGCGCATGCGGACGGTTTCCGACCGTCCGCATGCGGGGAGACTCTGCCGGAATGCTGACGAAAAAGGGGAAATACGGATTGAAGGCCCTTGTCGACCTGGCGCGACTTGAACCAGGCCAAACGGCATTTATCAACGAGATTGCGCTGCGCAACAATATCCCCAAAAAATTCCTAGACACGATCCTGCTTGAATTGCGCAATGCTGGCGTGCTACGCTCCAAGAAGGGCCCGGGCGGCGGGTATTCTCTGTCGCGCCCGGCATCGGAGATTCGCATTGGGCACGTCATCCGAACGCTCGATGGCCCCCTGGCACCAATCCGTTGCGCCAGTCGTACCGCTTACGAAGTCTGCGAGGACTGCAGTGATCCGGAGACCTGTCGGGTCCGCATTTCCATGACCTCCGTACGCGATGCGATCGCCTCCATTCTCGATTCTATGACGCTCGCCGAGTTCGCGACCGGAGCCGCTTTGGTTCCCGACGTGCCTGTGGAAAAGCGCGCCGGCTGATCACAGCGGCCGACAATATTCCCAGTGACGGAGAAATTTGGGCCGAGGGAGCTTGGTTTGCCAAGAAAAAGGGCCTATTTGGCTCCAATTGTTTTTCGCCGCGTTTGGCAAAGCCGGTTGGCGGCGGCTGATTTGCTTCAAACCAGGGTTCGAAGATGGGCTTGAGACATGCGAAGGCGGAAGGGCATTCGAGCGGTGCCGTGCTGGATTCGATCGGCAGGACCCTGGCGACGGCGAGCAATGGCATCACGGCGCTCGCCGCCCATGTGGCAACCGACGAAGCCTTTGCGCAGAGCCTCGTCGACGCCGTCGAACTGATCGGCGAAGGCCGGGGCCGTGTCGTCGTTTCCGGCGTCGGCAAGAGCGGACATATCGGCCGCAAGATTGCCGCGACCATGGCTTCCACCGGCACCTCTGCCTATTTCGTCCATCCAACCGAGGCGAGCCACGGTGATCTTGGCATGATCACCTCGGAAGATACTCTCATCCTGCTCTCCTGGTCTGGCGAAACGGCGGAACTCGCCAACATGCTCACCTATGCCAAGCGCTTCAGCGTACCGATCGTCTCGATCTCATCCAACCGCGACAGCATCCTCGCGCGCAATTCGGATGTTGCGGTGGTGCTGCCGAAAGTGCCGGAGGCCTGCCCGCACGGGCTGGCGCCGACGACCTCGGCCATGCTGCAGCTTGCCGTCGGCGACGCGATGGCGATAGCGCTTCTGGAACGGCGCGGCTTTTCCGCCGAGGATTTCAAGACCTTCCATCCGGGTGGCAAGCTGGGGGCCCAATTGCGCCTGGTCCATGAGTTGGCGCATGTGGCGGAACAGGTGCCGCTGCTTGCCGTCGGCCGCCCGATGAGCGAGGCGGTCATCGAGATGTCGTCGAAGGGCTTCGGTGTCGTCGGCATCGTCGACCAACATGGCGCCCTGGTCGGCGTGATCACCGACGGCGACCTGCGCCGTCATATGGCCGGCGACCTGCTGAGCCAGCCGGTCGAAGAGGTGATGTCGCATAGTCCGCGCGTGGTGAAGGGAGACGTGCTCGCCAGCGCCGCCATGGAGTTCATGCAGGAACACAAGGTGACCGTGCTCTTCCTCGTCGACGATGCGCAAATGCCGCTCGGTATTCTGCACATTCACGACCTGCTGCGCGCCGGCGTGGCCTGATCGCGGACATACAGCAATACAGCGATCTATGCGCATCTGATAAGTCGCGCGGCGCTGTAGGGCAGTGGCGGGAACGCATGTGAGTACATCCCCCGCTCTATGCGGAAACGTTTCTCTTTTCCGGTCTTTTCCGCGGCGGCGGATCGATGAAGGCGCCCGGTTGATTGACAGTGTTCCTGTGCAGCCGTTCGGCAATCACTTCGGCACCGGCATCCGTTCCCGCGTGCGAGTAGAAATTGCCGCGCACCTGGATGGAAACAGCCATCAACCGGAACATCGCAGCGCTCAAGGCCGGGTCCGGCGGCTTCGGCGCCGCCCAGAAGGCGTCGAGAGGCCTCTGGTCCGTCAGCCCGGTAATGTCGAAGATCGCCCGGCCAAGCACTTTGACGGGCCTGCCCTGCTTCAGGGCATGCAAACCGGCGGTCGAATTGACGGTCACCACACCGGCGCTCCCCTCGACGAGCAAATCCAGATTGCCGCCCTCGAGAAAGGTGACACGATCTCCAATCCCGAGCGCCGCCGCCCGCGCTGCAATGATCCGCTGCCAGGGGATCAGGCTGTTGTCGAGCGGGTGGACCTTGATCGCCAGCCTGCTTGCCGAAGGGGCGTGGCGGGCAAAAGAAGCGAGTATATCCTCAATCGCTTCTTTCTGGCTATTGAAGGGCGAGTGCGCGCGCAACTGATAGTCGGTCTCGAGCTGCAGCGGATAGACGAAATAGGGATTGCTTGCCGAGGCAAGCGAGCGAATGGCCGCCTTGGCCCTGCGCAGGTGACGTTTGCTCGCTACAAGTCGTCTGATCCAACCGGCATATTCCGCCAGCGGATGAAAGATCCCGTGGCGGCGGTAGCCCGGATAGAGAAACCAGAAAAAGACATTCGGCAGGTTGTAGAGGAGGTCATAGGCCGCCTCGGCGAAGAATGTCTGCGAATAGCGTCGCTGCCAGTCGGGCTCGGGCAGGGCGACCGCGGCCTCGAGGATCTGCTCGGGGTCGGCGGGAAAATGCGAATTGGACGACATGCCGCCGCATTCGAGCGTCAGCCAGTCGGGCCGGAGATAGCCCATTTCCACGACGAAGACTGCAGCCCCGTGCCTCCTCGCGGCGGCGATGGCCTTTTGATGATAGGGCCGCTCCTCGCCGAGCAGGATGAGATCGCTTACCCCATGGCGGCGAATGAAGGCGTCCACATGGTCAGGCCAACGGGCAGCAGAGCCGCGATAGTTATACATGCCGCGGCGGCGCCAGAAGATCCAATCGCCGACATTGAGATTGATCCGCAGGCAGCGATGGCCATGCGCTTCGAGCCGCGAGGCAATCTTGGCGAAGATCGGTGACGAGGGGCCTTGCAGGAACAGGAATGTCCTTCGCCCCATATGCCTGATCAATGTGCCTTCCGTCATATGAATGCCCGCTGCCGCTGCTATTGCAGCGCGTCCTTGTGCAGGTCGGCGTGCTTGAGCAAGGCGCGCAGAAGGTTCCATGGATCTTCGTCCTGTGGCGGTACCGAGCGATGGTTGGCTGACTTGGCTTTGGCGAGCGGCACGATGAAGTAGTCCGTCCGCGGGTCGGGGAAGGGATCGGCGAAAGATTTCAACAAAGGCGCGTGGTCGCCATAAAAGGCAAGCCAGACCGGGCGATCGAGCTTGTCGAGGCTATCGATCAGCTGTTTCAGGG is drawn from Sinorhizobium sojae CCBAU 05684 and contains these coding sequences:
- the secD gene encoding protein translocase subunit SecD gives rise to the protein MHTPRWAILAYVAIVIFGCLAALPSMLPSAMRQQFTSVLPFEPVTLGLDLKGGSHLVLEVDGAGLQKARLNTLLDDTRRVLRGERVSASSARISGNTVTVSIPDPADREKVLPKLQELATPVSVIGFGASAPEVEVTTAGDVVTLSLTEAGLADRMTKAVEQSLEIIRNRVDQVGVAEPLIQRIGSNRILVQLPGLQDPTRLRELLGSTAQMSFHMLDQTVDVTQPAPRGVEILPGADDGNRYPVESRVAISGERLADAKVGFDQRTNQPVVDFSFDSLGARQFAEITRENVGRPFAVVLDGKVLTAPVINEPILGGRGQISGNFTVEEATVLSALLRSGALPAPLTIIEERSVGPNLGSDSIRMGLYTGLVGFGLVIALMVVLYGAWGLIANVGLMLHTVMTIGVLALIGSTLTLPGIAGIILGIGMAVDANILINARIREETENGAGAMKALDLGFNKAYATIIDANITTLTGTILLFWLGSGPVRGFAVTMMLGIAISMFTSVTIVRLLMREVVVRRKMKKLEIPSLFGRVPKLPTISFMKRRYQAIGLSAFLSISSVILFFTPGLNYGIDFIGGIQVEAVSKDRISLPTLRQSLEELDLGEVALQDFGGGQSVLIRVQRQPGGEKEQTAALSRIKDAVTAAVPDATLERTEVVGPTISSELARSGSLAVGLAMLAILLYIWFRFEWHFAVGAIAVLLLDITKTIGFFALTGVDFNLTAIAALLTMIGYSVNDKVVVYDRMRENLRKFKSMPFSELIDMSINQVIARCIFTSVATALSLVPMAIWGGEVVRSFAWPMIFGVVVATTSSIYIGGPILLFLSRWWKDREAGRSGAQEAGTPTA
- a CDS encoding RrF2 family transcriptional regulator, with product MLTKKGKYGLKALVDLARLEPGQTAFINEIALRNNIPKKFLDTILLELRNAGVLRSKKGPGGGYSLSRPASEIRIGHVIRTLDGPLAPIRCASRTAYEVCEDCSDPETCRVRISMTSVRDAIASILDSMTLAEFATGAALVPDVPVEKRAG
- a CDS encoding KpsF/GutQ family sugar-phosphate isomerase codes for the protein MGLRHAKAEGHSSGAVLDSIGRTLATASNGITALAAHVATDEAFAQSLVDAVELIGEGRGRVVVSGVGKSGHIGRKIAATMASTGTSAYFVHPTEASHGDLGMITSEDTLILLSWSGETAELANMLTYAKRFSVPIVSISSNRDSILARNSDVAVVLPKVPEACPHGLAPTTSAMLQLAVGDAMAIALLERRGFSAEDFKTFHPGGKLGAQLRLVHELAHVAEQVPLLAVGRPMSEAVIEMSSKGFGVVGIVDQHGALVGVITDGDLRRHMAGDLLSQPVEEVMSHSPRVVKGDVLASAAMEFMQEHKVTVLFLVDDAQMPLGILHIHDLLRAGVA
- a CDS encoding capsule biosynthesis protein; amino-acid sequence: MTEGTLIRHMGRRTFLFLQGPSSPIFAKIASRLEAHGHRCLRINLNVGDWIFWRRRGMYNYRGSAARWPDHVDAFIRRHGVSDLILLGEERPYHQKAIAAARRHGAAVFVVEMGYLRPDWLTLECGGMSSNSHFPADPEQILEAAVALPEPDWQRRYSQTFFAEAAYDLLYNLPNVFFWFLYPGYRRHGIFHPLAEYAGWIRRLVASKRHLRRAKAAIRSLASASNPYFVYPLQLETDYQLRAHSPFNSQKEAIEDILASFARHAPSASRLAIKVHPLDNSLIPWQRIIAARAAALGIGDRVTFLEGGNLDLLVEGSAGVVTVNSTAGLHALKQGRPVKVLGRAIFDITGLTDQRPLDAFWAAPKPPDPALSAAMFRLMAVSIQVRGNFYSHAGTDAGAEVIAERLHRNTVNQPGAFIDPPPRKRPEKRNVSA